The sequence GCTTATTCCCTGAAGGCAAATATACCGAAATTTATTAACATCATAAAAGAGATTTAATCTTAATGAAGATACTTTATCTATATTCGGATTGGAAGTGGACAGGTCCTTCTCAGCCTATAGTTGAATTATGCAACTTCATGAGTGAAAAGGCTGAGGTTTTTTTGCTTATGAGCCCACCAAAATGCCCCGAAAGCAGGTTTGTTGCTCATGTCAGAACGGACAGAATTCATCTTATTCAGGGACTGCAAAAGCGTGGTGGTATTGGTTCATTAATGAAAAACAGAAGGTTGGTAATGCGAATTATACGTCAGGTTAAACCAGATATAATTCACTTCTTTCGGGAGCGGGACCTGGTTACCCTTCCGGGTAATTCCGAAAATTTCATTAAGGTATTTTCAAATCTTAAGGATGCTTATCCCGGTAAATTGAAAAGAACCCTTTGGAAGACCGCAAACGGAATTACGGTCTTTCAGAAAAAGCTCTATGACGATTTATTTCAGGAGTTTAGAAATGTAGTCTATATAAAGCCGTGGTTAGATCTGCAGCAGATACCAGCAAAACTTCAAAATATTCGACCTGCATTTGGATTATCAGCAGAAGATTTCGTCGTAGGTCTTGTCATGCGTATTCAACCACACAGGAGATTCGATCTGGTTATTGAAACAGCAAAGCTGATAAAGGAATCGCAGAAAAGAATAAAGTTTTTACTGTTTGGGAAAGGGCCCTATGTTCAGAGACTTGTCATGGAGCCTATTAAAAAGTATGGTCTTACAGATATAATAGTGCCTGGTGGATACAGAAAACATGATTACTGGGATGCTATTAATTCTTTTGATATAATGTTTTATACCGTAGCTGGTTCTGATGGTACTGCCCGTGCATTAAGGCAATGTCAGGCTATGGGGAAACCGATTATCTGTTTACACAATGATTTCATGCAAGAAATTGTTCAAGATGGTGTAAATGGTTTTATTGTTCATGATGACCCGAAAGAAATAATGAAAAAAATTCACGAATTGTATTCGGACAGAAATATGTTAATCGATTTTTCGAAAAGATCGGAGAGTCAGGGGAAAACTTATGATCTTAACAAAATCGGGCAAGAGATGTATGCATTCTATGAGAACCAGATGAGGGTAAAAAAATAAAATTTTTTACAGGAAATCAGTACTTCTGCATGTATAACCATGAATGATAATCGTTCCTTAGTCAGCGTAATAGTACCTACCTATAACTGTGCGCGTTTTTTACCCGGCTCTCTTGGGTCGGTTTTATCGCAGACATATGATTTTTACGAAATTATTGTTGTTGATGACGGATCGACTGATAATTCAAAAGAAGTATTGAACCCATTTATGCAAAAGATAAGGTACATAAAACTGGAACAAAACAGAGGACTCCCCACCGCAAGAAACGTCGGCATTCAATCAGCTCGAGGTAAATATATAGCTTTTCTTGATGCAGATGATCTCTGGTTGCCTGAAAAATTACAGGCAGACATGGAACATTTCGACAAACACCAGGATATCGGTATGGTATATTCAAAACAGATAAACATGGATGAAAAGGGATATGCGCTTGATGGGTGTTCCAAGAGACGGTTACCATCCGATAATATTTTTATCCGGTTATTTTCCGAACAGAATTTTATCATTGCCTCATCCGTGGTAGTACGAAAAGATGTATTTGCAACGACAGGTTTGTTTGACGAACAACTTTTTAATTGCCAGGATTGGGATATGTGGTTACGTATTGCATTTTATTTTAAAGTCTCAGGGATTAATAAACCGTTGGTTAAATACAGACATAATCCGCTTTCTTTGAGCAAAAACAGGAATAATGTCTTAAAATATCAAAAGCTGGTTATTGATAAAACATATAATACGTTCAATGACAAGGAATTCGGAATTAGTGAAAAACTTTATAAAAAACGGCTGGCTTCGCATTATGCAAAGACCGGTCGATATTATTTACGGATAGGGAATAAACGTCTGGCAAATGAAAATTTCCGTCTGTCTTTGAAATATGATCCGTTAAATTTGAGAACGCTTAGATACTATTTCCGGTTATGGTAACTACCCAACCCGAACGAGTCGGAAGTGTAAAATGGAAAGCAAAAAAAACAAACGATCACGTTAATCCCCCTTGCCAAAGGAGGAAACGGGGGGTTGTGATTTTTCCCGAATGTGTGCTACTTACAACCCCCGGTGTCTCCTTTTTTTAAGGGGGATTTTCATGTTCCTATCGCCATAAATATCGCATAAATAAAATAAAAATTTCTATACAATCAAGTTACTTTGTCATTCACGATAAATAGTTCAGAAATACATGGTCAAAACAAATAAAAAGAGTGTGAAGGGTTGGCTGAAACATCCTCTCCCTTATTTTTTGAATAAGAAAATCCGCCGCCTGATTATGAGGACGACAAGCCTGTTCCTGCATGAGGTAAAGAAGGAGCAAGTCAATCTTCTAAAAGAGCAAATAAAAAAAATCTTGTTGGTGCGTGCCAACTTTCGCATAGGAAATGCCATCCTTGCAATACCGTCCATAGGTATATTCAAAAAAAATTTTCCTCATGCCACGATTGATTTTGTTGGCTCTCCCGCATCAGGATTACTTTATAAATATCTGCCAGTTGATCACCACTATAGCATAACCCGTAATTTTCCCGGTATTTTATGGTCTTATTTCTCTCTCTTATACAAAATGAGATCTCGTAAGTATGATCTGGCAGTTGATGTGAGTTGTTCACAGTCAATGATGAACTCATTTATTGTGGGATTTTCCGGGGCGCGCTTTCGCGCCGGGGCCCGGGGGAAATGGGACAGTTGGTTTAACATTTCCATTCCGAGGCCAGCGGAAAAAAATAAGTATAAAGTCCTGCCGGTATTTTTTCATACCATGGGGATGGAAACACAACAGGTATTGCCACAACTGATATTGTCTCCTGAAGAAAAAGAGGAAGGGAAAAGAAAAGTAACGGCATTGATTGGAGTGAATCAGGTTCCTGTTGTCGGGGTTTTTGTTGGGGGCAGGAAATCAAAAGGTAAAAAATGGCCTCTAGAGAATTTCCTGAAACTGATTACAACCCTTCGTGCTCAGGGAATACACGTCATCGTTTTTTTTGGGCCTGATGAGAAAAAATTGATGGGATTTTTTGGACAATCATTGGGGAATGATATTCCCCTCGTCTTTGAACCTTCGTTGAGAACATTTGCTTCCATGGTCTCACATTGCAAGCTCTTCATTGCTTGTGATAGTGGCCCGATGCACCTTTCCTGCGCACTGGGGGTACGTACCATTGCAGTGTTTCTCAAGCGTAATTTTAATCACTGGGGTCCACCGCCGGATATTGCGCAAATCATGTACAATCCGGAAGGAATCCTGGTTGAAGATGTCCTGAAAGTTGCTGTTGCAGAGTTACGTAACGTCCCATCTTCTTAATTTCTCTTTTTACCCTTTTCTATGATTGCCCTGAATTTTATCATTGTAAACTGGAATACCAGACAACTCTTGATAGATTGCATCCGTTCTGTTTATACGACCGTTACGGGCATCAGTTACCACATAACTGTAGTCGATAATGGTTCCGGGGATGATAGTGTTAAAGCCGTGCATGATCAACTTCCACAGGTTTTCGTCATAGAAAACCGGGAGAACAGGGGATTTGCTGCCGCTGTGAACCAGGCATTAGAGAAAAATACAACCAAATATACGTATAGTGTATTACTCAACACTGATACCCTCTTACAGAAAGGTGCCATACAGGCAATGTATTCATTCATGGAACAGCATAAAGATGCTGGGATCGTTGGTGCACAACTGCAAAAATCTGATGGCACAAGGCAGCATAGTTATGATAATCATCCGACCCTGGCAACGGAGCTTTTTAACAAAAGTTTATTGCGGTGGCTCTTTCCCGGAAAATATCCCAGTAAAAAGACGCAGGCACCACAACCAACGGAGGTAGAATCAGTTATTGGGGCATGTATGATGATAAGGAACAAGGCAATAGAGGATGTTGGGAAATTGGATGAAGATTACTTCTTTTTTCTGGAGGAAACCGATTGGTGTTATCGCGTGCAAAAGGCAGGCTGGAAGGTGTATCATATACCGGACGCCAGGGTCATTCACCTGGGGGGGCAGAGCAAGAAGATGGTGCCATGGCAATCACAGGTGGAGTATTGCCGTTCGTTGTATATTTTTTTCAGAAAAAACAGGTCCACCTTTTCGTATATCATGCTCAGAATATTATACCTGATAAAGATTATTGTGAACTTAGCTGCAAATATTATTGGTAATATATTCGTGTTATTCCAAAACAAAAAACTTCATTACCGGCTATCAGTATATTATAAGCTCTTTCTGTGGCATCTTTTCTTATGCCCTGATTGGATGGGTTTAAAACCTGTTAAAAAGAAGAGACACGAGAACTGATTTAAAAATTCATTATGGATAATAAGCCTATTACATCTTACACAAGCCACATTTCAGAGTATGCCTTTATTGGCTATTTTTTTATCTTCTCTTTTTTCCCATTCAGTGCAGATATCCTGAAATTACTGTGCCTGTTGACTGTTATCGGGTGTTGGGTGGCGCGGATGTTGTCAGAAAAAAAGGTACTTTTCATGAAAACAGCACTCAACGTTCCTATCATTTCATTCCTTTTGTGTTCATTAATGGCTTCATTTCATTCGGCTCGTATCCAGTACAGCCTTGGGACGATATTCCATGATTATCTCACATATTTTATGCTCTTTTTTTGCATGGTGAATACCATCCAAAGTCAGGAACAAATAAAGCGGATCATAAAAGCCATGCTCATTACCTGTGGTCTCGTGTGCGCGTACGGTTTGTATGGATATTACACTGGAATAGCTATCCGTGATGAAAGATTTGTGGCCACCTTTGAATATCATTCCCGGATCGCAAAATATATATCGTTAGTATTACCCATTGTTGTCTGCTTATTTTTCTATTACAAAAATAGAGTAAACCGCATCTATGTGTCCATTCTCATTTTCGTATGCAGCTTTTCTTTAATCTTAACAATGAACAGGACAAGCTGGGTAGCCATTTTAGTTACGACGTTTTTTATCGGTTTTGCCGCTCAAAGGAGGTACCTGATATTTCTATTGATTGGCATGTGTACATTAGGTATCTTCATCTTACCTTCCAGGTTTATCACGCAGTTAAAAACCATCGCGCAGGTTAACAAGTTTTTCACATCCGAAGAAATTTTAGGTGAACGGTTGTTATGCTGGAAGGCATCAATCGCCATAGCGAAAGATCATCCTGTGTTAGGCATAGGGCCAGGCAAAAGGAATTTTCGGGACGTATATCAACAGTACGCAAAAAAAATAAGAAACGCGGAAAAGCAACAAAAAAACGAAATGGTTGAACAATCCCAGGAAATAAAGGTCAAGAGAAAGACCAGAATAAAGGGTATTGAACGATTATCCCATCCGCATAACATCTTTCTTCATTTACTGGTAGAATCAGGTATCCCTGGTTTGCTGACATTCCTGTGGCTATTTATAACAGTATTTTATACAGCAATAAGATCATGGCGGCTATCAAGATCAGAATACGAAAAGGCGCTTTTGATGGGTATCACGGCAAGTCTCATTTCCATCTTCTTGCACGGTTTTACCGATAGCTTCTGGAAGAAACCCGATGCAGTATTTCTTTGGTTCATCATTGGAATATTATTCACGGTTATTCACAATACAATAATCCGCGAACAGGTAAATTACCGTTAAAATGAAGGTGTCCGTTATTCTGGTAAATTACAATTCTGCTGCACTTCTCCGGCAATGTTTGAAATCGATTTACGAACAAACAAAAGGCATTTCCTTCGGGATTATTGTTGTTGATAATGCGTCTTCTGATAATAGCAGGCAGATTGTTCGTTCGGAATTTCCCCATGTACACCTTATCGAAAGTTCAGTCAATCTTGGCTTCAGCCGGGGAAACAACCTTGGCGCCAGCCTGGCTAAAGGTATGTATCTTTTGTTTCTTAACACAGATACGATTCTTTTTGAGAATTCGATCAAGTTGTTAGCTGATTTTCTTGATAAATATCCGGAGGTTGGCGCAGTGGGCCCCAAGATCCTTTTTGATGACAGGTATTTCCAACTTTCAGCAGGACGGCTTCCCAATCTTTTTGGAGAATTTATTGACAAAATCGTGTATTCCCTTGCCCGCAAATGGCGCGCAGTTATGTGCCCTTTGTTAGAGCGCCGGTTTAACAAGATAAAAGCCGTTGGCTGGTTAACCGGCGCATGCTTCATGGTTCGTCAAAAGGCTTTTTTGCAGGTTAGCGGCTTTGATGAAAAGATATTTATGTACTTCGAAGATAAAGACCTCTGCAAGCGGCTTAACTCATCCGGATGGCAAGTCATGTACTATCCATCGACATCCATTATTCATTTACTCGCCGGAAGCTCCGGTAATGTTGATAAGCAAAAAATCAACGAATTTTATCGCACCAGCCAGCTCTATTACTATCGTAAACATCTGGGAAGGCTACAGTCTGAAATGATCAGGTTGTATCTCCGTGCAACGGGAAAGCTGCGATGTCTGTAAAGAAAATCCACATTTTGGAAATGATTGATGACGCAAGCATTGGTGGGGGGCAGGTTCATGTGTTGATGCTTGCAAAGTATCTTGATCGTGAGAAATTTGAGGTCAGTATAGCGTGTAATGGTCGGGGTTTTCTGGTTGATGAAGCCGGCAAGCTGGGCATTAGTACCATTTCCGTCTCCATGGATAATCGTATCAGTTTGAAAACCTTTCGTGATGTTGCACAAATGTTTCGCCGGTCAAATATTGATATCCTCCATACCCATGGTGGTACGGCCGGTTTTTGGGGACGCATAGGTGCTTTTCTTTCGGTCAGATCCATTGTTCGTATCCATAGTTATCATGGCATGCATTACCTGAGTAAAAACCACGCATTCCCCCGCCATTTGCGGGTGATAGACCAACTTCTTCTCCGCTTGACCGACAGGGTCATTTGCGTTTGCCCGTCCGATTATCAGAAAGGGTTAGAGGCGGGAATAGTAAACAAAAAGAAAGGCGTCATAATCCACAATGGAATTGAGATAGAAAGATTCCAAAATCTCAGCCATAGGAAAGCGCTGAGAACCCAATACGGACTTGACGGATCTGCCATATTGTTTGGAAATGTGGGGCGCCTTCATGTGCAAAAGGGGCAACGCTACCTCCTTGAGGCATTTCAGGCAGTAAAGAGCAGGCAACCTCACGCACGGTTATGGATTATCGGGGAAGGAGAGCTTAAATACGAGCTGGAAAAATTTGCTCAGGACTTAGGTATTTATAATTCGGTTCACTTTTTCGGTGCAAGAACGGATGTCCATGTGCTTTTGTCTGCTATTGACGTCTTTGTTTTGTCTTCTCTATGGGAGGGGCAACCCATCTCAATCCTGGAGGCAGGGGCTGCCGGAAAAACCGTAATTGCCACGAACATTGATGGCGTCGCAGACATTTTGGTCGATGGAAAAAACGCGCTCTTAGTACCGGTAAAAGACCCAAATGCCCTTGCGGCAGCAATGACGAAGTTGGTCAATGATGCCGGATTACGAACCCGTCTTTCATCCTCCATGAAGGCCACCGTATCCGAAAGCTTTACTGCTGAAAACATGGCGAAGAAAATTGGAGACCTTTATCAGGAGACTTACTCTAAGCGCTTTGGTTGACGTCAAAACTTAGTAACAATTTAGTTTTTTGAAAAATTACGTTCCTTATATATCCCCTAAAACACAGATCTTGTTAAAGGCAACGGTTTTGGGGAAACGCTTGTATAAATGCCCGAAGGGCAGAAAGTATATAGCCAGGGGTATAAGCCCCTGGACAAGAAAACATCAACAAGAAATAACCCCGAAGGGGTGGAAGAAAAGGAATTTTCCTTTCGCCCTTTCAGGGCTTACCATTTTATTATTCATTTACAGGGGGCTTCACCCCCTGCTATATACTGAAAGCCCTTCGGGCTCGCAAATTGATATGTTTATTGTATATATCTAGACGGCTACAATTTTTTTCAAAAAACTAAATTGATACAAAATTTAATCTTTATTACTTATCCACCTCTTAAGGATTGTCTCTTCTTTAAAACGTGGAATGTTCCACAGTAAATTTCTGTATTTTAAAAGAAGACTAAATGGATTTATTAAATAATAAAGATATCTCTTCTTAGAGGACAAAGGAATTGAATATCTTCTAGAAATAACCTCCGGATGAGGAAATACGCCTCTTAGTAAAATCTTTATCTTTTCTTGAAACGTATGAGCTATTCGTGATTGAACCACTGTGTTGGGGACGAAGGTGTTATCATCGTCTATCGTGAGGATTCTCTCCCGAATCAGCCACATTAACTCTTTATCTAAACTCACCGAGGCAAAACCAGTAAGGGCATTACAAATAAAATCGTCGCTTCCTTTGATAATTTCCTTTGCGATGAAAATAGTAGCATAAATAAGGTCATCTATCCCGTATTGTTCTGCCCTACGTTTAACCCTTACCCAGTCAATCTCGTCTCTATAGTGTTCGAGTGTTTGAAGGATATCACACAATTGAATAAGTGCACGTTTGCTAAAATATCGACCTCCAAAACGGTGCTGTAAAAAATGAATGGAAAGGTGGATAATTAAATCATTGGGACAGAGCATGAGTGCCTTTCTTCCTGAAAATTCTATGGTTTCAGCTTCTTCCCACCATCTTTCGATGATATCGGTGTCAATAATACGGATGCGTGACGGATGGGCCTTCCTTGCTATATGCCAGTGAATTTCAACCGGGATATTCTTCTCCGGATGGAGATAGCTTATATGCTGATCATTCTCACGATACCATTCTGGGGGCATATCACCATGAAAATGATACCCTAATTCGGTCATTATTTTTTCTGCATGAGAAAGGTCTTCTTTTTTCACCAGGAGATCAATGTCACTCATTGGTCTTAAACCAATATCACCATAAACTGTTTTGGCTAAAGCCGCACCCTTTAGAACAATAATTTTCATACCTTTGACACGAAATGCCCCCAAAATTCTATCTAGTTCTGCATAAATGCGCATATTTCTTGCCGCATTGCTGTAATAGGCCATCTGAAGCTTATCCATGACATTTTCAGGAATAAACTGGCTCTCCTGAATGTTTTTCAGATTACTGTAAAGCAACGGGGCAATACCATACCAAAAAGCAGCGTTCAGGACCTCTTCCCAATCCAGTGAGAGGCTTATAATGTCTTTAACTTTATCTACTGCATCCTGGGGAATCCTGATCTGAGCACAGTATGATAAGAGTCTATTTTCTGGAGATAAATTCATATGAAACTCTTCTTCCTTTTACTTTTGGTTCTTCATTAATAACTTCCTATTTCTCATGAAGACGTGATTTCCACTTACAAAAGACTGCGAACAGAATTTTTCGAATGAAGAAGGAAAAGACCTGCTCGCACTTATGGAAAACAGGAGTCAAGCAGGAAAAATAAGTACCGAACAATTTTTGTTTGAGATTGCGTCCACAACCATGTATTTGGGCTAAAGACAACGTACTCACCGCAATAAACCACCCCAATATCCGCCAAGCTGAGGTATCGAGAGGCATACACCGATTCCCCCTTTTAACGGCAAGCACCCTGC is a genomic window of Candidatus Brocadia sp. containing:
- a CDS encoding glycosyltransferase, which encodes MKILYLYSDWKWTGPSQPIVELCNFMSEKAEVFLLMSPPKCPESRFVAHVRTDRIHLIQGLQKRGGIGSLMKNRRLVMRIIRQVKPDIIHFFRERDLVTLPGNSENFIKVFSNLKDAYPGKLKRTLWKTANGITVFQKKLYDDLFQEFRNVVYIKPWLDLQQIPAKLQNIRPAFGLSAEDFVVGLVMRIQPHRRFDLVIETAKLIKESQKRIKFLLFGKGPYVQRLVMEPIKKYGLTDIIVPGGYRKHDYWDAINSFDIMFYTVAGSDGTARALRQCQAMGKPIICLHNDFMQEIVQDGVNGFIVHDDPKEIMKKIHELYSDRNMLIDFSKRSESQGKTYDLNKIGQEMYAFYENQMRVKK
- a CDS encoding glycosyltransferase, with the protein product MNDNRSLVSVIVPTYNCARFLPGSLGSVLSQTYDFYEIIVVDDGSTDNSKEVLNPFMQKIRYIKLEQNRGLPTARNVGIQSARGKYIAFLDADDLWLPEKLQADMEHFDKHQDIGMVYSKQINMDEKGYALDGCSKRRLPSDNIFIRLFSEQNFIIASSVVVRKDVFATTGLFDEQLFNCQDWDMWLRIAFYFKVSGINKPLVKYRHNPLSLSKNRNNVLKYQKLVIDKTYNTFNDKEFGISEKLYKKRLASHYAKTGRYYLRIGNKRLANENFRLSLKYDPLNLRTLRYYFRLW
- a CDS encoding lipopolysaccharide heptosyltransferase family protein, with translation MVKTNKKSVKGWLKHPLPYFLNKKIRRLIMRTTSLFLHEVKKEQVNLLKEQIKKILLVRANFRIGNAILAIPSIGIFKKNFPHATIDFVGSPASGLLYKYLPVDHHYSITRNFPGILWSYFSLLYKMRSRKYDLAVDVSCSQSMMNSFIVGFSGARFRAGARGKWDSWFNISIPRPAEKNKYKVLPVFFHTMGMETQQVLPQLILSPEEKEEGKRKVTALIGVNQVPVVGVFVGGRKSKGKKWPLENFLKLITTLRAQGIHVIVFFGPDEKKLMGFFGQSLGNDIPLVFEPSLRTFASMVSHCKLFIACDSGPMHLSCALGVRTIAVFLKRNFNHWGPPPDIAQIMYNPEGILVEDVLKVAVAELRNVPSS
- a CDS encoding glycosyltransferase family 2 protein, with translation MIALNFIIVNWNTRQLLIDCIRSVYTTVTGISYHITVVDNGSGDDSVKAVHDQLPQVFVIENRENRGFAAAVNQALEKNTTKYTYSVLLNTDTLLQKGAIQAMYSFMEQHKDAGIVGAQLQKSDGTRQHSYDNHPTLATELFNKSLLRWLFPGKYPSKKTQAPQPTEVESVIGACMMIRNKAIEDVGKLDEDYFFFLEETDWCYRVQKAGWKVYHIPDARVIHLGGQSKKMVPWQSQVEYCRSLYIFFRKNRSTFSYIMLRILYLIKIIVNLAANIIGNIFVLFQNKKLHYRLSVYYKLFLWHLFLCPDWMGLKPVKKKRHEN
- a CDS encoding glycosyltransferase family 2 protein, which produces MKVSVILVNYNSAALLRQCLKSIYEQTKGISFGIIVVDNASSDNSRQIVRSEFPHVHLIESSVNLGFSRGNNLGASLAKGMYLLFLNTDTILFENSIKLLADFLDKYPEVGAVGPKILFDDRYFQLSAGRLPNLFGEFIDKIVYSLARKWRAVMCPLLERRFNKIKAVGWLTGACFMVRQKAFLQVSGFDEKIFMYFEDKDLCKRLNSSGWQVMYYPSTSIIHLLAGSSGNVDKQKINEFYRTSQLYYYRKHLGRLQSEMIRLYLRATGKLRCL
- a CDS encoding glycosyltransferase family 1 protein — translated: MSVKKIHILEMIDDASIGGGQVHVLMLAKYLDREKFEVSIACNGRGFLVDEAGKLGISTISVSMDNRISLKTFRDVAQMFRRSNIDILHTHGGTAGFWGRIGAFLSVRSIVRIHSYHGMHYLSKNHAFPRHLRVIDQLLLRLTDRVICVCPSDYQKGLEAGIVNKKKGVIIHNGIEIERFQNLSHRKALRTQYGLDGSAILFGNVGRLHVQKGQRYLLEAFQAVKSRQPHARLWIIGEGELKYELEKFAQDLGIYNSVHFFGARTDVHVLLSAIDVFVLSSLWEGQPISILEAGAAGKTVIATNIDGVADILVDGKNALLVPVKDPNALAAAMTKLVNDAGLRTRLSSSMKATVSESFTAENMAKKIGDLYQETYSKRFG